From Spirosoma agri, one genomic window encodes:
- a CDS encoding NHL repeat-containing protein → MTSTITRFLKIAIVFCCFLTHVAYSQVITTIVSGTTIGDGGPALNAGFCSPTAIGFDQNGNSFIMDTEGYRVRKIDANGIVTTLAGTGEVGFEGDNGPATNAKFIQPLGMAIDATGRVYIADSQNHRVRRIDLNGVITTIAGNGINGYGGDGGLAVNATLRFPTCVVIDKDGNLYIVDSGNNRIRKVGVDGVINTVAGNGTPSFGGDGGPATSAQLQYPSAVAVDNSGNLYIADTYNNRIRKVDVNGVITTVAGDGSLQSRGDGGLAINASVYRPNDLTIDDAGVIYLSQQDGRVRKINTNGIIEPVAGNGTSGFSGDGGLAVNAQISAVPGVDVDASGNVYIADQDNYRIRRITSDGVINTIAGGFTGDGGPATNAFFRKLLFATKTPANLTVDTKGNVYVTDQFSHRLRKVSPNGIISTVAGTGVNGYTGDSGPATEAQLRYPRGAGLDATGNLYFIDQSNARIRKIAVNGTITTVAGDGTPSFIENRYSGSSADIYNSSGIAVSKAGTVYVPTSKCILKITPAGIISIVAGTTASSGYSGDGGLAVNAQLNNPTSVTLDKDENLYIADFSNNRVRKVDASGIITTVAGNGFLYYGSENILATNSPVNGPYEVAFDGNGTMYISESYYNRIRRVDRNGLITTAVESGAQGANSDGIPAVNAKLVGPKGITVDVAGNLYIAETGNQRVRKVTYPIRPTLAVNEPINCSATSVTLTAQPSGEGFAYQFGPGATQIGTTNQAVVQASGTYSVTVTTSIFGSPAGSATASVSIGDFYTLKAGNWTDSTVWSCGVVPNATQQVRILHAIDLSPNYQAEARAIRYETGGRLNVATGATLRLAR, encoded by the coding sequence GTGACCAGTACTATTACCCGCTTTCTGAAAATAGCAATCGTGTTTTGCTGTTTTCTTACCCACGTTGCTTACTCTCAGGTTATAACAACCATTGTTTCCGGTACGACTATAGGCGATGGCGGGCCAGCGCTCAATGCCGGTTTTTGTAGCCCCACCGCCATTGGGTTCGACCAGAACGGAAACTCCTTCATCATGGATACGGAAGGCTATCGGGTTCGCAAAATCGATGCAAATGGAATCGTTACTACATTGGCAGGAACTGGAGAGGTTGGTTTCGAGGGTGACAACGGTCCGGCTACCAATGCCAAATTCATTCAGCCTCTCGGAATGGCAATAGATGCTACGGGACGGGTGTATATTGCCGATTCTCAAAATCACCGTGTTCGAAGAATCGACCTTAATGGTGTTATTACCACCATAGCCGGAAATGGTATCAATGGATATGGCGGAGATGGTGGACTAGCGGTAAATGCTACCTTACGTTTCCCTACTTGTGTCGTGATTGATAAGGATGGTAATCTGTACATTGTCGATTCGGGCAACAACCGTATCCGAAAAGTGGGTGTCGATGGTGTTATCAATACGGTGGCTGGCAACGGAACCCCGTCTTTTGGCGGTGATGGTGGCCCAGCCACCAGTGCTCAGTTACAATACCCCAGTGCCGTTGCTGTGGATAATTCGGGCAATCTGTATATCGCTGATACTTATAATAACCGGATTCGTAAAGTCGACGTGAATGGCGTGATAACCACCGTGGCCGGTGATGGGTCTTTGCAGTCCAGGGGTGACGGCGGATTGGCGATCAATGCGTCAGTGTACAGACCCAATGATTTGACTATCGATGACGCTGGCGTTATATACCTTTCTCAACAAGACGGACGGGTTCGAAAAATAAACACAAACGGTATCATAGAACCCGTAGCCGGAAATGGTACGAGTGGGTTCAGTGGCGATGGCGGTCTAGCCGTTAATGCACAGATTAGCGCCGTTCCGGGCGTTGACGTGGACGCTTCAGGAAATGTTTATATCGCTGATCAGGATAATTATCGGATACGTCGAATAACCAGCGATGGCGTTATCAATACCATCGCTGGTGGATTTACGGGCGATGGTGGTCCCGCTACTAATGCGTTCTTCCGAAAACTTCTTTTTGCTACGAAAACACCTGCCAATCTCACGGTCGACACGAAGGGAAATGTGTACGTAACGGATCAGTTTAGCCATCGCCTGCGTAAAGTTAGTCCCAATGGTATCATTAGCACGGTTGCCGGAACGGGTGTCAACGGGTATACTGGAGATAGTGGTCCTGCTACGGAAGCTCAATTGCGATATCCACGTGGTGCAGGTCTTGACGCTACAGGTAATTTGTATTTTATCGATCAGAGCAACGCGCGTATTCGAAAAATCGCGGTGAATGGTACGATCACGACGGTGGCTGGCGACGGGACTCCGAGTTTTATTGAGAATAGATACTCAGGGTCAAGCGCTGACATTTACAACTCCAGCGGAATCGCTGTTTCGAAAGCCGGGACGGTCTATGTTCCTACCAGTAAGTGTATCTTAAAGATTACCCCTGCTGGTATCATTTCTATCGTGGCAGGAACAACCGCCAGTAGCGGCTACAGTGGTGATGGCGGACTGGCCGTCAATGCGCAATTAAACAACCCGACCAGTGTAACGCTGGACAAAGACGAAAACCTTTACATTGCTGATTTCTCTAATAACCGGGTCAGAAAGGTTGATGCCAGCGGCATCATCACTACGGTAGCTGGCAACGGTTTCCTGTATTACGGGAGCGAAAATATTCTGGCAACGAACAGCCCTGTGAACGGACCTTATGAAGTGGCCTTTGATGGGAATGGAACAATGTATATTTCGGAGTCGTATTACAATCGAATTCGTCGAGTCGACCGCAACGGACTAATTACCACTGCGGTCGAGAGTGGCGCACAAGGGGCAAACAGTGATGGAATTCCAGCCGTCAACGCTAAATTAGTAGGTCCAAAAGGTATTACGGTTGATGTAGCGGGTAATCTATACATAGCTGAAACAGGCAATCAGCGCGTCAGAAAAGTGACGTATCCGATCCGGCCTACATTGGCTGTCAACGAGCCGATAAACTGTTCAGCAACGTCTGTCACACTGACAGCGCAACCATCGGGCGAAGGATTTGCCTATCAGTTTGGCCCCGGTGCTACTCAGATTGGTACTACCAATCAGGCTGTTGTACAGGCGTCAGGAACCTATTCCGTTACCGTAACGACCTCTATCTTTGGCTCCCCGGCTGGCTCGGCTACCGCAAGCGTATCGATTGGTGATTTTTACACACTTAAAGCCGGTAACTGGACTGATTCAACTGTATGGTCTTGTGGAGTGGTCCCTAACGCTACACAGCAGGTTCGAATTTTACACGCAATTGACCTATCGCCAAACTATCAGGCCGAGGCACGAGCTATTCGATACGAGACAGGTGGCCGTCTGAACGTGGCTACGGGAGCAACGTTACGGCTTGCGCGCTAA
- a CDS encoding Gfo/Idh/MocA family protein, which yields MQSNRRTFIKSLSAASALVATESIARPFGMPAYIPNLMKISPNDKIRIATIGMGIQGNFDTQAALRNPDIELVGVADLYTGRLEHAKTAFGKDKELFTTRDYREILARPDVDAVLVVTPDHWHDHITIAALKAGKHVYCEKPMVQHLNEGKAVIDAWKKSGKTMQVGSQRISSAAFKEAKRLVEAGDIGQINYIESNSDRFNAIGAWQYSIPTDASTQTVDWDRFLGDAPKHAFDAKRFFRWRNYKDYGTGVAGDLFIHLITGVHYVTNTLGPTRIYSSGNLAYWKDGRDVPDIMACIMDYPKTDQHEAFQMVLRVNFANAGKINDVTRIIGNEGQIEFSENNLIMTKKKLPVAPGYGGYDSFFTFTEPVQQEFTRQYDAQYPPDTRKAEPVKEVKFEAPKDDDAHAKHFADFFDNVRRGSQGTLEDPVFGFRAAAPVLACNESYFDQKVVHWDPVTMIQKNPAAKAAPKKTIASQKAASKKA from the coding sequence ATGCAATCCAATAGACGAACATTCATAAAGAGCCTGTCGGCGGCTTCGGCCCTGGTCGCAACCGAAAGTATTGCCCGACCTTTTGGCATGCCCGCTTATATTCCTAATCTGATGAAGATTAGCCCGAATGACAAAATCCGCATTGCGACGATCGGCATGGGCATCCAAGGAAATTTTGATACTCAGGCTGCACTCCGAAACCCCGATATAGAGCTAGTTGGCGTTGCTGATCTCTACACTGGACGGCTCGAACACGCAAAAACGGCCTTTGGCAAAGACAAGGAGTTGTTCACGACCCGTGACTACCGGGAAATTCTGGCCCGCCCGGATGTCGATGCCGTCCTTGTCGTAACGCCCGATCACTGGCACGATCACATCACGATTGCCGCGCTCAAAGCGGGCAAGCACGTCTATTGCGAGAAGCCGATGGTTCAGCACCTGAATGAAGGTAAGGCGGTGATCGATGCCTGGAAAAAATCGGGCAAGACCATGCAGGTCGGTAGCCAGCGGATCAGCAGTGCGGCATTTAAAGAAGCCAAGCGACTCGTGGAAGCAGGCGATATTGGCCAGATCAACTACATCGAATCCAACAGCGACCGGTTCAACGCCATCGGGGCCTGGCAATACTCGATTCCAACCGATGCATCGACCCAAACCGTTGACTGGGACCGATTCCTTGGCGATGCACCCAAACATGCCTTTGATGCCAAACGCTTTTTCCGCTGGCGGAACTATAAAGACTACGGTACGGGTGTTGCGGGCGATTTGTTCATTCACCTGATCACGGGCGTTCATTACGTGACCAACACACTCGGTCCAACGCGCATCTACTCGTCAGGAAATCTAGCCTATTGGAAAGATGGCCGTGATGTGCCCGATATTATGGCCTGTATTATGGATTATCCCAAAACAGACCAGCACGAAGCCTTCCAGATGGTACTTCGGGTGAACTTCGCCAATGCCGGAAAGATCAACGACGTGACGCGCATTATCGGGAACGAAGGGCAGATCGAATTTTCCGAAAACAACCTGATCATGACCAAAAAGAAACTTCCCGTTGCGCCTGGCTATGGCGGTTACGACAGCTTCTTCACCTTCACCGAACCGGTCCAGCAGGAATTTACGCGTCAGTACGATGCCCAGTATCCGCCCGACACCCGCAAGGCCGAGCCGGTTAAAGAAGTGAAGTTTGAAGCGCCCAAAGACGATGATGCTCACGCGAAACACTTCGCGGATTTCTTCGACAACGTACGCCGGGGCAGTCAGGGGACGCTCGAAGATCCGGTCTTCGGTTTCCGGGCAGCCGCACCAGTACTGGCCTGCAACGAAAGTTACTTTGACCAGAAAGTCGTGCATTGGGACCCAGTGACCATGATCCAGAAAAATCCGGCTGCCAAAGCCGCCCCCAAAAAGACGATTGCTTCTCAAAAAGCGGCCTCTAAAAAAGCGTAG